A region of the Campylobacter cuniculorum DSM 23162 = LMG 24588 genome:
AGCACCGATGAGTGCGGTGATTTTATTTTTAGAAATTTCCATATTAATATCAAATAAAGCCTGTTTTTTTCCATAAAATAAATTTAAATTTGTAGTTTTTGCAATCATTTTATTCTTCCTTGAAAATATTTTCTTAAAAATATAGCACTTAAATTTAAAAACAAGACCATAAATAAAAGCACTATAATACCCGCTGCTGTCTTTTCTAAAAAAGCCCTCTCTGGCATAGAGGACCAAGAATAAATTTGAGTACTTAAAACGCTAGTAGGTTCAAAAATATTTTGTGCCACATCGGGTATAAAAGCCAACATACCAACAATCATCAAAGGAGCTGTTTCTCCAATGGCTTGAGCTAAAGCAAGTATAGAACCTGTCAGTATCATAGGCATTGCTAAAGGAAGGCTGACGGCTCTTATCATTTGGAATTTTGTCATACCAAGTGCGTAGGCTGCATTTTTTATATTCTCATCAACACTCTTTAAAGCGGCTTGAGTTGAAACTATAATGAGTGGAAGACTCATCAAAGCCAAAGTCACTCCTCCAACAAGAGCAGAAGAGCGGGGCATACCAAACAAAGCTATAAACACTCCAAGCCCTAAAAGTCCAAACAAGATACTAGGAACACTTGCGAGATTATTGATACACACCACAATCAAATGGGTTATAAAATTTTTTGGAGCTAATTCTTCTAAATAAATCGCTGCACCTATACCTACACTCATACATACTAGCATACATACAAGCATGCATTGTAAGCTTCCTATCATAGCCGCTAGAATTCCAGCGTTTTCAGGAGATTTAGAATCTCCATTTAAAAAGAAAGTTGTATTAAATCTAAGCTCAATCCTTTTTTCTTGCTTCAACAAATCCACCAAAGCCTTTTGCTTATCGTCCAATCGATTGTAATTTTCTTTCATATAAGCATCAACTTCGGAATTTGCTAGAAACCAAGAAGTTTCTTTGATTTGTCCGGATCTTATCTTTCTTTGCTCTGCACGTGATAAAAGCTCATAATAAGAATTTTCACCATTTTCAACCAAAATATAACTTTGCTTAAAAGCTCCAATTCCTAAGAAAAATACACTGCCTAAAAAAATACAAAGAAAGACTAAATTACTCAAAAGTGCAAATTTGCAAAATCTTTTAAAATTCTTTGAAGCTTTTTGTCTTTTTTTAAATAAAGTCATAAATTTTTCCTTTTATGAAAACGATTGATGAGATAAACACTCAATATATTGATCATCAAAGTTAAAATAAAAAGCACAAAACCCAGAGAAAAAGCACTCAAAGTTAAAGAGCTATCAAAAGCTTGATCTCCGCTTAAAGCTTCAACAATTTTAACGGTAACAGTTGTCATATCTTCTAAAAAATTCATAGTTAAATTAGGTCTTAAACTTGCAGCCATAACAACAATCATCGTTTCTCCTAAAGCACGGGAAAGCCCTAAAAGACAAGCTGCGATAATGCCACTTAAACTTTCAGGTAAAATCACAGCAAAAACGAGTTCTTTTTTTGTCATACCCAAAGCAAGTGCAGCATTGATTCTTTTTGTGCTTACGCTTTCAATGCAATCAGAAGACAAAGAAGCAACAATAGGCACTATCATAATACCCATAATAAATCCCGCCCCCAAAGCACTTTGAAAACTTGCTTCTATACCGAAAAGACTGAAAAACCATACTATAAAAGGGGCTATAACAATCGCGGCAAAAAAACCAAAAACCACAGTTGGAATAGCTGCTATAATTTCAAGGACAGGCCTTAAATAATTTTTAGATTTTTTACCTGCAAAAACACTCAAATAAATTGCACACGCTATCCCTAAAGGCAAAGCTGTTATCATAGCAATGAGTGAGATGTAAAAAGTCCCCCAAAAAAGAGCTAAAGCACCAAATTGACCCTCTTTACTTTCACCATCGGCTCCTACAAACGCAACATCGGCTGTCCATTGAGATGAAAATAAAAAAGTAAAAACGCTTTCTCTTTGAAAAAATTTCAAAGCCTCAATTAAAATTGTGAGCATAATAGCAAAACTCACTACTACGCTCACTAAAGCACACAAATAAAGAATAAAATGAATGATTTTTTCTTTTACCATTAAAATATTTTTCCAGCCTTAATAAGTTGTTCATTGAGTAAAGTTTTATTTTCTATATGTTTTTGCATAGTTTTTAAATCCTCATCACTTAAAGGCACGAGACCTATTTTTTCAAGTTCTCCTCCACTTTTTGCAAGCTCATCGCTTAAATAAATTTTTGCAAAATCAAAAACCTTTGGATTTTTCTTTGTATTGATATAGATAAACAAACTTCTAGCAAGTTTGTAACTTCCATTTGAAATATTGCTCTCATTTGGCTCAATATCATCAATCTTTGTTGCATTAATCTTATCTTGATTATTAACTAAAAAGCCATATCCAAAAAGACCAAAAGCATCTTTATCCACTGAAAGCTTTGAAATGATTAAATTATCATTTTCTCCACTTGGTATATAAGCTGCGTCAGCTCTTATATCTTTATAAGGTTTTTCATATTCTTTAAAGGTTTTAGAGGTATTAAGCATAACAAGCTCTTCTAAGGTATCTCTTGTTCCAGAGCTTGATGGAGGTCCGTAAATGGTAATCTTACGATTTGGTAGGTCCTTATTGATTTGATTCCAATGCGTATAGGGATTTGGAACAAGCTTACCATCTTGTGGCACTTCTTTAGCTAAAGCTAAGAATAAATCTTTTAGGGTGATGTTTAAATGAGGATTGATTTTATTTTGTGCTAAAACTATACCATCATAACCTATCATAATGCCCATTATATCGGTTACTCCTGCTTGTTTGCATGCTTGAAATTCTGATTCTTTCATCATTCTTGAAGCATTCGCAACATCGCTAATATTTTCGCAAAACACTTTAAATCCCCCACCCGTTCCTAAGCTCTCTACTATAGGTGTTTTAACCTTTTTGATTAAAGCATATTCTTCAGCCACAAAAGTGCTAAAAGG
Encoded here:
- a CDS encoding substrate-binding domain-containing protein, with product MKKLISAAVLLTSLLYAQDLKIAGSSTVYPFSTFVAEEYALIKKVKTPIVESLGTGGGFKVFCENISDVANASRMMKESEFQACKQAGVTDIMGIMIGYDGIVLAQNKINPHLNITLKDLFLALAKEVPQDGKLVPNPYTHWNQINKDLPNRKITIYGPPSSSGTRDTLEELVMLNTSKTFKEYEKPYKDIRADAAYIPSGENDNLIISKLSVDKDAFGLFGYGFLVNNQDKINATKIDDIEPNESNISNGSYKLARSLFIYINTKKNPKVFDFAKIYLSDELAKSGGELEKIGLVPLSDEDLKTMQKHIENKTLLNEQLIKAGKIF
- the pstA gene encoding phosphate ABC transporter permease PstA, which produces MTLFKKRQKASKNFKRFCKFALLSNLVFLCIFLGSVFFLGIGAFKQSYILVENGENSYYELLSRAEQRKIRSGQIKETSWFLANSEVDAYMKENYNRLDDKQKALVDLLKQEKRIELRFNTTFFLNGDSKSPENAGILAAMIGSLQCMLVCMLVCMSVGIGAAIYLEELAPKNFITHLIVVCINNLASVPSILFGLLGLGVFIALFGMPRSSALVGGVTLALMSLPLIIVSTQAALKSVDENIKNAAYALGMTKFQMIRAVSLPLAMPMILTGSILALAQAIGETAPLMIVGMLAFIPDVAQNIFEPTSVLSTQIYSWSSMPERAFLEKTAAGIIVLLFMVLFLNLSAIFLRKYFQGRIK
- the pstC gene encoding phosphate ABC transporter permease subunit PstC translates to MVKEKIIHFILYLCALVSVVVSFAIMLTILIEALKFFQRESVFTFLFSSQWTADVAFVGADGESKEGQFGALALFWGTFYISLIAMITALPLGIACAIYLSVFAGKKSKNYLRPVLEIIAAIPTVVFGFFAAIVIAPFIVWFFSLFGIEASFQSALGAGFIMGIMIVPIVASLSSDCIESVSTKRINAALALGMTKKELVFAVILPESLSGIIAACLLGLSRALGETMIVVMAASLRPNLTMNFLEDMTTVTVKIVEALSGDQAFDSSLTLSAFSLGFVLFILTLMINILSVYLINRFHKRKNL